From Paenibacillus graminis, a single genomic window includes:
- the pyrH gene encoding UMP kinase: MEQPVFKRVVLKVSGESLAGQNGYGIDADTIISIAEQVKEVVELGVQVAIVCGGGNIWRGIAGSASGIDRATADYMGMLATVMNSLALQDALEQIDVPTRVQTSISMQQIAEPYIRRRAIRHLEKGRVVIFAAGTGNPFFSTDTTAALRAAEIEAEVILMAKNKVDGVYSADPFKDSTAEKYEQLTYMEVLNKNLGVMDSTASSLCMDNNIPLIVFAITEQGNIKRVVLGEKIGTIVKGSVD, translated from the coding sequence TTGGAACAGCCGGTATTTAAGAGGGTAGTCCTTAAGGTTAGCGGAGAATCACTCGCAGGTCAAAACGGATATGGCATTGACGCCGATACGATTATTTCCATCGCGGAACAGGTCAAGGAAGTCGTTGAGCTAGGGGTTCAGGTTGCTATTGTGTGCGGTGGAGGCAATATCTGGCGTGGAATCGCAGGCAGCGCAAGCGGCATTGATCGGGCCACAGCCGATTATATGGGAATGCTGGCAACGGTGATGAACTCCCTTGCCTTGCAGGATGCCCTGGAGCAAATAGATGTGCCGACACGGGTCCAGACCTCGATCTCTATGCAGCAGATTGCTGAACCCTACATTCGCCGCCGGGCGATACGGCATTTGGAGAAAGGCCGTGTAGTTATTTTTGCAGCGGGTACGGGCAATCCGTTCTTCTCTACAGATACGACAGCAGCACTACGGGCAGCTGAAATTGAAGCGGAAGTCATTCTTATGGCGAAGAACAAAGTGGATGGCGTATACTCTGCTGACCCGTTCAAAGACAGTACTGCCGAGAAATACGAGCAGCTTACGTATATGGAAGTGCTCAACAAAAATCTTGGCGTTATGGATTCCACCGCTTCCTCTCTATGCATGGATAATAATATACCGCTCATTGTGTTTGCTATTACAGAGCAAGGCAATATCAAACGTGTCGTTCTCGGTGAGAAGATCGGGACGATTGTTAAAGGGAGTGTAGATTAA
- the tsf gene encoding translation elongation factor Ts yields MAVDAKAVKELRERTGAGMLDCKKALEEANGDITKAAELLREKGLSAAANKAGRIATEGVVESYIHAGGRIGVLVEINCETDFVGKTDSFKEFARDIAMQIAAANPLYVRREEVPAEAVEKEKEILKAQALNEGKPEKIVEKMVEGRISKFYEEHCLLEQTFVKDQDKTVSQLLNEKISTIGENISIRRFVRYELGEGLEKKVDNFVEEVMAQVNQ; encoded by the coding sequence ATGGCAGTAGATGCAAAAGCAGTAAAAGAACTTCGTGAAAGAACTGGCGCAGGCATGCTGGATTGCAAAAAAGCGCTGGAAGAAGCTAACGGTGATATCACCAAAGCAGCAGAATTGCTTCGTGAAAAAGGTCTTTCCGCAGCTGCTAACAAAGCTGGACGTATTGCAACTGAAGGTGTTGTTGAATCTTACATCCACGCCGGCGGACGCATTGGCGTGCTTGTGGAAATCAACTGCGAAACTGACTTCGTAGGCAAAACAGATTCCTTCAAGGAATTCGCCCGTGATATTGCCATGCAGATCGCAGCAGCCAACCCGCTGTATGTTCGTCGTGAAGAAGTGCCGGCTGAAGCTGTGGAAAAAGAAAAAGAAATTCTGAAGGCTCAGGCGCTGAACGAAGGCAAACCGGAAAAAATCGTAGAAAAAATGGTGGAAGGCCGCATCAGCAAGTTCTACGAAGAACACTGTCTGCTGGAACAAACCTTCGTGAAAGACCAAGACAAAACGGTCTCCCAACTACTGAACGAAAAAATCAGCACGATCGGAGAAAACATCTCCATCCGCCGCTTTGTCCGTTATGAGCTGGGCGAAGGTCTGGAAAAGAAAGTCGACAACTTCGTAGAAGAAGTTATGGCCCAAGTCAATCAATAA
- the rpsB gene encoding 30S ribosomal protein S2, whose product MAVISMKQLLEAGVHFGHQTRRWNPKMDRYIFTERNGIYIIDLQKTVKKVEEAYNFVKSVAGDNGTILFVGTKKQAQDSVKEEAERSGMFFINQRWLGGTLTNFQTIQKRIDRLKKLELWEEDGTFAVLPKKEVILLRKEKDRLEKFLGGIKNMKGLPSALFIIDPRKERIAVAEARKLGIPIVAIVDTNCDPDEIDYVIPGNDDAIRAVKLLTGKMADAVVEAHQGEDTTTA is encoded by the coding sequence ATGGCAGTAATCTCCATGAAGCAGCTTCTCGAAGCTGGGGTTCACTTCGGTCATCAGACTCGTCGTTGGAATCCAAAGATGGATCGTTATATCTTCACTGAAAGAAACGGAATTTACATTATTGACTTGCAAAAAACAGTCAAAAAGGTAGAGGAAGCTTACAACTTTGTAAAAAGCGTCGCTGGCGACAACGGCACAATCCTATTCGTAGGAACGAAGAAGCAAGCACAGGATTCCGTAAAAGAAGAAGCTGAACGTTCGGGTATGTTCTTCATTAACCAACGTTGGCTGGGTGGTACCCTGACTAACTTCCAGACCATTCAGAAACGGATTGACCGTCTGAAGAAATTGGAACTTTGGGAAGAAGACGGTACCTTCGCAGTTCTGCCTAAGAAAGAAGTTATCCTTCTCCGCAAAGAGAAAGATCGTCTTGAGAAATTCCTGGGCGGTATCAAAAACATGAAAGGCCTGCCTAGCGCGCTGTTCATCATTGACCCGCGTAAAGAGCGCATCGCTGTTGCGGAAGCTCGCAAACTGGGTATCCCTATCGTGGCTATCGTTGACACCAACTGTGATCCGGATGAAATCGACTACGTAATCCCGGGTAATGACGACGCGATCCGCGCCGTGAAATTGCTCACTGGTAAAATGGCTGACGCAGTGGTTGAAGCTCACCAGGGCGAAGATACAACTACAGCTTAA
- a CDS encoding DUF342 domain-containing protein, producing MNITFSEDKGIAYLQFSKKDENFSCTIEDLESFLHSHNIRYGIQRDIVQRISTNPEEYFFNRVPIAIGQPAVNGIDGRVVLTVDLEEDRKPLEMADGKVDYKDLVRLHNVLKGQIIAKIIPPQPGKSGTMVTGEELPFRPGKEAHFKVGKNVLVDQEETAMYAAIDGLVTLTDKGKINVFPVYEVNGDVDYSTGNIDFVGTVVIRGNVLTGFTVKSAGDIRVVGGVEGADLISGGSIEITGGIIGYNKGLVSAGKNVKVSFIQDGNVVAGEDVIVSQSVMHSNIRAGRDVLCNGAKGLIVGGVVQAGERVVARTIGNTMSTATAIEVGVVPELRNEINELRQELRHLLENEDKTNKALYLLNQLANNGQLSPDKVALRVKLNATKQSHMREEKKIKERILEIEKMLEDTGRARVEVIKTIYGGSKIVIGRYTRFVKDPTERVTFIYSEGDITITPNL from the coding sequence ATGAATATCACCTTTTCAGAGGATAAGGGGATTGCTTACCTTCAGTTTTCTAAGAAGGATGAAAATTTCTCCTGCACAATTGAAGATCTGGAAAGCTTCCTGCACAGTCACAACATTCGCTACGGGATTCAGCGGGACATCGTTCAACGTATCAGCACCAATCCAGAAGAGTACTTTTTCAATCGGGTGCCTATTGCTATAGGACAACCTGCTGTGAATGGTATTGACGGAAGAGTAGTACTCACTGTCGATCTGGAAGAGGACCGCAAACCGCTGGAGATGGCGGATGGGAAAGTAGATTACAAGGATTTAGTCCGGCTTCATAACGTTCTGAAAGGTCAGATTATCGCCAAAATAATTCCACCCCAGCCGGGAAAAAGCGGTACGATGGTTACTGGGGAGGAGCTGCCGTTCAGACCAGGCAAAGAGGCTCATTTCAAAGTAGGCAAGAACGTGCTGGTGGATCAGGAAGAAACGGCTATGTATGCAGCAATTGATGGACTTGTGACCTTAACAGACAAAGGCAAGATCAATGTTTTTCCAGTCTACGAAGTCAATGGGGATGTGGATTACAGCACAGGCAACATTGATTTCGTAGGTACAGTTGTGATCCGGGGGAACGTGCTGACCGGTTTCACCGTCAAATCTGCAGGGGATATCCGTGTGGTAGGCGGGGTTGAAGGAGCAGACCTGATCTCCGGAGGATCCATTGAAATTACCGGAGGAATTATCGGATACAACAAAGGTCTTGTAAGCGCCGGTAAAAATGTGAAGGTTTCCTTCATCCAGGACGGGAATGTAGTCGCCGGTGAGGATGTGATTGTGTCGCAGAGCGTGATGCATTCCAATATCAGGGCCGGCAGGGATGTCCTGTGCAATGGTGCGAAAGGGTTGATTGTAGGGGGCGTAGTGCAGGCCGGCGAACGTGTTGTGGCACGAACCATTGGCAACACCATGTCGACAGCGACAGCAATTGAGGTGGGCGTTGTTCCCGAGCTTAGAAATGAGATCAACGAGTTGCGCCAGGAACTGCGCCATCTGCTGGAGAATGAGGATAAGACCAACAAAGCGTTGTATCTGCTTAATCAGCTTGCAAACAACGGTCAACTCTCTCCTGACAAGGTGGCTCTTCGTGTGAAGCTGAATGCTACCAAGCAATCCCATATGCGTGAGGAGAAAAAAATCAAAGAGCGCATTCTTGAGATTGAAAAAATGTTGGAGGATACCGGCAGAGCCAGAGTAGAGGTGATTAAAACCATCTATGGAGGCTCTAAGATTGTTATCGGCAGGTATACCCGCTTCGTGAAGGACCCGACGGAACGGGTTACCTTCATTTACAGCGAAGGCGATATAACTATTACGCCTAATCTGTAA
- a CDS encoding FliA/WhiG family RNA polymerase sigma factor → MNEHKASQSETDGLWEQWKEHGNPEAKKKLIESYLHIVDYVSSRLAVGLPKNVSKDDLASNGVMGLIDAIEKFDYKRGLQFQTYASWRVRGAILDSLRQSDWVPRSVREKAKKIEDAYQQLEQKYLRSVSDEEMSQYLNITEPEFQNMLQDVAVMSLCSLEDPIREEESETRMSILVDDKAKNPDRKVNEFYLRDTLTKGIEKLTVKERTVVSLLYYEDLSLSEIAEVMSLSPSRISQLHSKAILRLRGTLEKNRDLLMQND, encoded by the coding sequence TTGAACGAGCATAAAGCTTCTCAATCAGAAACTGACGGTCTCTGGGAGCAGTGGAAAGAGCACGGGAATCCTGAAGCCAAAAAAAAGCTGATTGAGAGTTATCTCCATATTGTTGACTATGTATCCAGCCGTTTGGCAGTGGGACTGCCTAAGAATGTATCCAAAGACGATTTGGCCAGCAATGGTGTGATGGGCTTGATTGACGCGATTGAGAAGTTTGATTACAAACGGGGGCTGCAGTTTCAGACCTATGCTTCCTGGCGTGTGCGTGGAGCGATCCTTGACTCGTTGCGGCAAAGTGACTGGGTTCCCAGATCGGTGCGGGAAAAAGCCAAAAAAATCGAGGATGCCTACCAGCAGCTAGAACAGAAATACTTGAGATCTGTGAGTGACGAGGAAATGAGCCAGTATTTGAACATTACGGAGCCGGAATTTCAAAATATGCTGCAGGATGTGGCGGTCATGTCGCTATGCTCGCTTGAGGATCCTATCCGTGAAGAAGAATCAGAGACCCGTATGTCCATATTGGTGGACGATAAAGCCAAGAACCCGGATCGAAAAGTGAATGAATTTTATCTACGAGATACCCTGACCAAAGGCATCGAGAAATTAACAGTGAAAGAACGGACAGTTGTGTCCCTTTTATATTATGAAGATTTGTCTTTAAGCGAGATCGCCGAGGTGATGTCACTGTCTCCTTCACGGATTTCGCAGCTTCATTCCAAAGCTATTTTGCGGCTGAGAGGGACACTTGAGAAAAACCGGGATCTTCTCATGCAAAACGACTAA